In the Colletotrichum lupini chromosome 1, complete sequence genome, one interval contains:
- a CDS encoding glutathione-independent formaldehyde dehydrogenase gives ASIDYTKFELSNSVAVFRASPVKLLFTYLAILYKLSKVYVVNYIKKRLTLATFISAILINFINKNPVT, from the coding sequence gctagTATTGACTATACTAAATTCGAACTTAGTAATTCCGTCGCCGTTTTTAGGGCAAGTCCCgttaagctactatttacttacttagctattttatataaattatctaaggtttacgtcgttaactatataaaaaaacgcCTTACTCtcgctacttttattagcgctatcctaattaactttattaataaaaaccccGTTACTTag
- a CDS encoding cytochrome P450 has protein sequence YFILDVILDFVFSKPFGNLVSDLDIYNYIYLIEYSILNIIVTAILPFLFYILL, from the coding sequence tattttatactcGACGTTATTTTAGATTTTGTATTTAGTAAGCCGTTTGGTAATTTAGTTTCCGActtagatatttataactatatttatttaatagaatACAGTATACTGAATATTATCGTTACGGCTATTttgccctttttattttatatattattatag